The nucleotide sequence ttttatctttattttttaccccACATATACTCAAGTGATAAccgacattttattttttgtttcacaccATCTATTCTGAGACAAGTCGTAATTTCCACTTCATAATGTCTTTCTCCTGTACACGAATGTTAAATATTCACGATGCTCCTCTctttaaagttcttttttttattgtaggcagtctattaaaatgaaaataagaaaacaccCAGAGAAAACAAAGCACCATAGTATTTCCATTACAGCGGCCCTCTAGCGGCGCGCTGAGAAAACTACCTTACGTAGAGTTCactggattttttattattattattatttatgtatttttattattttttttttaagaatctttaATGGTTAGTTTATGACATCCTCCAGAGGCCTAAGTCCGGGCCCCCGTCAGCTACACCGGCCTGGGGTGGCGGTTATGAGGTAAGACAGGTTTAGGTTACGCGCACACCAGTCAAAAGCTTTTCCTAGCCTCGCACAAAGACACTTTTCGAGTTCACAGTCAGTCAGGTTCTTCAACACACGGGTCAGCACGACTATCACTGGTGGCTTCCGCGGAAACCTCTCGAGGGTTCGGTTTTgtgattattaattgttttttcgcattattattattttttttttccagatacaTTTTGTCCAGGAAGACCGGCGCGCCAGCACTGGGAGGTCCAACACAAACTTTACATTtgtctatactttatatatcgtGGGCGCTGCCATGACTTCACGTTGCTAAACTTAGTCTGTATACTTGACATTATACACGCACAACGCGATCatggtgcacacgcacacatgtacacgcacagacatacacccGCAAACAGCTGCTGTCGGTCCGCTCTTTGGTATACGCTCTACTAACAAGTAGTTTACGGACTATTTACACGTGCAATATACAACACAGTGTCGACCATGACACACCGTGCTTCCGGAGCTTTGTGCACGTCTTGGGGTCGCCCACGAATATTTATTTGCACTGGTAGCATTTTGATTGGCGAGAGAGGCCCGGTGACCCGCCCGGGCCCTCCTGGCCTTCCGCGGCCCGCCCTCCGGCTGACCTGGCCTCCCGTCTGCCCCGCGGCCCGGGTCACGGCCGCCGGCCCATCGCGAGGGAGCagcggcgggagggggagggctagaggGGGCTGGAGGAGCAGACGGATCCACCGCTCAGGGCGTTGACGGCCACGAGGTGGGTGTGCAGGTGAGCGGAGGCGGCCCTGGGGGCCCGCCCTCACTTGTCAGAGAGTTTCAGGGGGTCCGGTAAGTCCGGACGCCGGTCCAAGCCGTTCACCATCTTTTCGATCGATTTGAGTTCCGACGCGACGTTCGCTGCGTGGGCGGCGGAGCGGCGGACGCCCTCCTCCAGGCGCGAGCCCGCCTTGGGGCTCACGGCCTGGAAAGCCGAGGAGCCGCCGAGGGGCGCCTCTCCGATCAGCGAGGACGAGAGCGTGGGCGTGATGCATGAGGACGACAACGACGAGGAGAGCGACGAGGACAGCATGGACGAGAGGGAGGCGGCCGTGGACGAGGGCAGGTAGGGCGTGAAGCGAGGCGGCTTGAGGCGGTCGGGCAGCAGCGGCGAGGGCGCGGCCGGCGAGGACGACGTGGGCGGCGCGGCGCTGAGGGAGCCGCTTGCGGTGCCGCTGCCGCCGCCGGACGAGACCGCGAGGCCGGCCAGCCCTTGGTAGTTGTGGGAGCCCAGGAGGTGGTGGCCGGCGCCCGCCAGCAGGTTGTGCGCCAGCAGGAGGTTGTGGGCCACGGGGAGGGAGGTCGgcggagtgagaggggaggagccgTGGGGCGGCGCCCCTGCGCCCGTGCCTAGCAGAGGTAGCTGTAAGCCGTGGGGGTTGAGGCCGGAGTTGGAGGCCCCGGGCAGCATGAGGCCGTGGAGGCCCGCCAGGCTCTGCGCTGCGCCGGGG is from Penaeus monodon isolate SGIC_2016 chromosome 12, NSTDA_Pmon_1, whole genome shotgun sequence and encodes:
- the LOC119579211 gene encoding optomotor-blind protein-like, with product MTRANEEQKADHQIALPNIRSYPENAAMDSENHKDNDDDDDDERLDVVGTTDSHGDPAHGELMDSDVSGEETNNNAADDSGRDSVKRKSDLDSDMDDAGMLAALKKAAPEKDEPSGSGGAEPTPNISVGPPFQPPHLLPYLYPHGLYPGAAQSLAGLHGLMLPGASNSGLNPHGLQLPLLGTGAGAPPHGSSPLTPPTSLPVAHNLLLAHNLLAGAGHHLLGSHNYQGLAGLAVSSGGGSGTASGSLSAAPPTSSSPAAPSPLLPDRLKPPRFTPYLPSSTAASLSSMLSSSLSSSLSSSCITPTLSSSLIGEAPLGGSSAFQAVSPKAGSRLEEGVRRSAAHAANVASELKSIEKMVNGLDRRPDLPDPLKLSDK